One region of Terricaulis silvestris genomic DNA includes:
- a CDS encoding M16 family metallopeptidase, giving the protein MKAGAQARLIAAWLALLAFAPLAQAREFPRPETFTLRNGLQVVVITDRRAPVVTHMVWYRVGAADEPRGHSGIAHFFEHLMFKGTREIAPGEFSRTVARNGGEDNAFTAWDYTAYYERIARDRLDLVMRMEADRMRNLRFSDETFASERDVIVEERRQRTDNNPGALLGERMRAMLWPHHPYGTPVVGWLHEIQTLDRETALHFYQTWYAPNNAILVVAGDVDAAELRPLAERYYGRLRPTRDLPSRTWVSDPPAIGPMRVTHRDEKVRQPSLSRIYRAISYGTDEGRQAHALDVAVEILGGSETSRLYRALVEDQHIAVSAGASANTSGLGGGSASVFATPAEGVTLEQVEAAADAVIATFLRDGPTDAELARAKSSLAAAAVYSRDSQESLANVYGASLASGESIDDVVNWANDIEAVTHDEALAMARQTFDINQSVTGWLLPPEEAQ; this is encoded by the coding sequence ATGAAAGCAGGAGCGCAGGCGCGCCTGATCGCGGCGTGGCTGGCGCTCCTTGCGTTCGCGCCGCTGGCGCAAGCGCGCGAATTTCCGCGGCCTGAGACCTTCACGCTCCGCAACGGGCTGCAAGTCGTGGTGATCACCGATCGCCGCGCGCCGGTTGTCACGCACATGGTCTGGTATCGCGTCGGCGCTGCGGACGAGCCGCGTGGCCATTCCGGCATCGCGCACTTCTTCGAACACTTGATGTTCAAGGGCACGCGCGAGATCGCGCCGGGCGAATTCTCGCGCACGGTCGCCCGCAATGGTGGCGAGGACAACGCATTCACGGCCTGGGATTACACGGCCTATTACGAGCGCATCGCCCGCGACCGGCTCGATCTGGTGATGCGCATGGAAGCCGATCGCATGCGCAATCTGCGGTTCAGTGACGAGACGTTTGCGTCTGAGCGGGATGTCATCGTGGAGGAGCGTCGCCAGCGCACCGATAACAATCCGGGCGCACTGTTGGGCGAGCGCATGCGGGCGATGCTGTGGCCGCATCATCCGTACGGCACGCCGGTGGTGGGTTGGCTGCACGAGATCCAAACGCTGGATCGCGAGACGGCGCTGCATTTTTATCAAACTTGGTACGCGCCGAATAACGCGATCCTGGTTGTCGCTGGCGATGTCGATGCAGCAGAACTGCGACCGCTGGCGGAACGCTATTACGGGCGCTTGCGGCCGACGCGCGATTTGCCGTCGCGCACTTGGGTGAGCGACCCGCCTGCTATTGGGCCGATGCGGGTGACGCATCGTGACGAGAAGGTGCGCCAGCCTTCGTTGTCGCGGATTTATCGCGCCATCAGCTACGGCACCGACGAGGGGCGCCAAGCGCACGCGCTGGATGTCGCCGTCGAAATTCTTGGCGGTTCGGAGACGAGTCGGCTCTATCGCGCGCTGGTGGAAGATCAGCACATCGCGGTCAGCGCCGGTGCGAGCGCCAATACGTCCGGCCTTGGCGGCGGCAGCGCTTCTGTATTCGCCACGCCCGCGGAAGGCGTCACGCTGGAGCAAGTGGAAGCAGCGGCGGATGCGGTGATCGCCACGTTTCTGCGCGACGGACCAACCGATGCGGAGCTGGCGCGCGCGAAATCATCGCTGGCGGCAGCGGCCGTGTATTCGCGCGATAGCCAGGAGAGCTTGGCCAATGTCTATGGCGCTTCGCTGGCTTCGGGCGAGTCGATCGACGACGTCGTGAACTGGGCTAACGACATCGAAGCCGTGACGCACGATGAAGCGCTGGCGATGGCGCGCCAAACCTTCGACATCAATCAATCCGTCACCGGTTGGCTGCTGCCGCCGGAAGAGGCGCAATGA
- a CDS encoding M16 family metallopeptidase, with translation MAAAPFSTPALAQTQVEAPARREGVQVARIVSPGGIEAWLVSDSTVPMIVLRAYWDGGSAIEPDAQSGVTGVMTDMLTEGAGDLDANAFKERLEELNMGLGFSAGWDGVGLNVTTLSENRDAAFEMARLALMQPRFDAAPLERIKRQMLVGIRTRDTNPNYIGNLALDQALYPGHVYARRTSRESVAAINRAALIERRAALFNRSTLQITIVGDIDAETAGRSVDAIFGALPQGARPPEPADVTLGAPTPLIVRELPQPQSLVLFAGPGIQDEDPDWIPLAVANYILGGGGFSSRLMDQVREQRGLVYGIGTGPAVRDHSALIRGSAQTENGDVREAIEVTRAEMARLYSDGATQAEVNDAITYLTGSFALDLDSNSKIASVVHGYQTANRPIDYINRRNDLIRTVTRDDVNRVIRRLFNPDAFTFVVVGQPEGLQPTQ, from the coding sequence GTGGCCGCTGCTCCGTTCTCAACGCCAGCGCTCGCGCAGACGCAGGTTGAAGCGCCGGCGCGGCGCGAGGGCGTACAGGTGGCGCGCATCGTTTCGCCGGGCGGGATCGAAGCGTGGCTGGTGTCTGACTCGACCGTGCCGATGATCGTGCTTCGCGCGTATTGGGACGGCGGCTCGGCGATCGAACCGGATGCGCAAAGCGGCGTCACCGGCGTGATGACGGACATGCTGACCGAGGGCGCCGGCGATCTTGACGCCAATGCGTTCAAGGAGCGGCTCGAAGAACTGAATATGGGCCTGGGCTTCAGCGCCGGTTGGGATGGTGTCGGCCTCAACGTGACGACGCTCAGCGAAAATCGCGACGCGGCGTTCGAGATGGCGCGCTTGGCGCTGATGCAGCCGCGGTTCGACGCGGCGCCGCTGGAGCGGATCAAGCGGCAAATGCTGGTGGGCATCCGCACTCGCGATACCAATCCAAATTACATCGGCAATCTGGCGCTGGATCAGGCGCTCTATCCTGGTCACGTCTATGCCCGCCGCACATCGCGCGAGAGTGTGGCCGCGATCAATCGCGCCGCGCTGATCGAGCGCCGCGCCGCGCTGTTCAACCGTTCCACGCTGCAAATCACCATCGTTGGCGACATCGATGCGGAGACCGCAGGACGGTCGGTCGACGCAATTTTCGGTGCGTTGCCGCAAGGCGCGCGTCCGCCTGAACCGGCGGATGTCACGCTGGGCGCGCCGACGCCACTGATCGTGCGCGAACTGCCGCAGCCACAAAGCTTGGTGTTGTTCGCGGGGCCGGGCATCCAAGACGAAGACCCGGATTGGATTCCGCTCGCAGTCGCGAACTACATCCTGGGCGGCGGCGGGTTTTCGTCGCGACTGATGGATCAGGTGCGCGAGCAACGCGGGCTTGTGTACGGCATCGGTACCGGGCCTGCCGTGCGCGATCATTCGGCGCTGATCCGCGGCTCGGCGCAAACAGAGAATGGCGACGTGCGCGAGGCGATCGAAGTTACGCGCGCCGAGATGGCGCGGCTCTACAGCGACGGCGCCACGCAAGCGGAAGTGAACGACGCCATCACTTATCTCACCGGCTCGTTTGCGCTCGATCTCGACAGCAATTCCAAGATCGCCAGCGTCGTGCACGGCTATCAGACCGCCAACCGGCCGATCGATTACATCAATCGCCGCAATGATCTCATTCGCACGGTGACGCGCGACGACGTCAACCGCGTCATCCGCCGCTTGTTCAATCCGGACGCGTTCA